In the Acidimicrobiales bacterium genome, GACCTTCAAGCGGAGGAGGGGGTACACGAACTGCTCCTCGACGGCGGCGTGCACCGAGAGCTCGTGGATGATCTCCCTGGCCAGGCGCTTCAACGTCTCGGGCTTGGACGAGCGGCCGAACCGCCCGAAGAGTTTGTTGACCTCGGCGTGGTCCTGTGTGAGCAGCTTCACGATGTCCATGGCCACAGGAATACCCAGTCCCGGCGCCAACTCATCCCGATCCCAGGTCAGCGGCCCGGTCCGACCGGACTCTGCCGCCTTGGGCGGGATGGTCAGGAAGCGGCCAGGACGGCGCCCGGGACCTCGAGGCCGGCCAGCGGGCCCGGACGTCCCAGGTAGAACCCCTGCCCGTGGCTCACGCCCAGGCGCCGGAGCGTGGCCAGCTCCTCGGGGTTCTCGATCCCCTCGGCCACCAGGGTGCAGCCGACCTCCCGGCTGAAGCTCACCAGGGCGGCGGCCAGGGCCCGGCGGGCGGGGTCGGTGTCGATGCCCCGCACGAGAGCGATGTCCAGCTTGATGATCCCGGGCCTGAGCCGCAGGACGTGCTGGAGGCTGGCGTACCCCGAACCGGTGTCGTCGACCGCGACCCGGGCCCCGGCCTGCTGCAACGGCCCCAGCGCACTGGCCAGGTGCTCGTAGCCCTGGACCTCGACGTGCTCGGTCAGCTCGACGACGACCCGGTGGCCGATGGGGCAGACCAGGTCGGCCAGGCGCCGATCGCGCAACACCGTGGGCGAGACGTTCACCGACAGATAGACCGTCTCGGGCAGTTGGGCCAGCGCGGCCAGGGCGGACCGGACGGCGCAGAGCTCGAGATCGGCGCCCAGTCCGACGTCGGCCGCTTCGGCGAACCACTCGTTCGGCGGCCGGACCGGCAGCGCCGAGAAGCGGGCCAGGGCCTCGGCGCCCACGACCTGGAGGGTTTCGAGGTCGACGATGGGCTGGAAGACCATCTCGATGCCCCGCCCCGCCAGCACCTCCTCGACCCGCCTGGTCTTCTCGGCCCGGGCCGCCGCCTCCCGGCGCTCGTGCTCCCGGTGCTCGTGGAGCTCGCCGGCCATGGAGGCGTTGTGGCGCTGAAGCGCCACGTGCATGGCCCGGGTGTGGAGGAGGTTGCGCACCCGGAGCAGGGCCTCGGTGCGGTCGAACGGCTTGGTGAGGAAGTCGTTGGCCCCCGCCGCCAGGGCGGCCTGCTTGGCGGCGTCGGTGGCATCGGCGGTCAGGACGACGACGGGTACGAAGCCCCCCGGTCCGACCTCCTCGGCGAGAGCCGCGAGGACCTCGTATCCGTCCAGATGGGGCATGTGCAGGTCGAGCAGGACGAGATCGGGCTGGACCGACCGGAAGGCCGCCAGCGCCTGGCGGGGGTCGGTCAGGCCCACCACCCTGCCCACGCCCACCCGGGTAAGGAGCCGCTCCAGCAGGGTGACGTTGCTGGGCTGATCGTCGATGACCAGGATCGACGCCTCGCCCAGGAGCTGCGAGTCGGCCGGGCTTCCGGAGACCGGGGGAACCGCCACCTGGCCATATCGGGACGTTCCGGCCCCAACTTGAGCGCGACCGGGGCGGTGGCGGACAAATCGGACTCAGGCAAAGCGGTCGATGTGCCGACAACTGATGGAACCGGCGGGGGTGGAGCCGGTCCGAGAGGAGTCACCCGTGCGATCGACGAGGCGTCGGCGGCCCATCCGGGCCCTGTCCCTGCTGGT is a window encoding:
- a CDS encoding EAL domain-containing response regulator, producing MAVPPVSGSPADSQLLGEASILVIDDQPSNVTLLERLLTRVGVGRVVGLTDPRQALAAFRSVQPDLVLLDLHMPHLDGYEVLAALAEEVGPGGFVPVVVLTADATDAAKQAALAAGANDFLTKPFDRTEALLRVRNLLHTRAMHVALQRHNASMAGELHEHREHERREAAARAEKTRRVEEVLAGRGIEMVFQPIVDLETLQVVGAEALARFSALPVRPPNEWFAEAADVGLGADLELCAVRSALAALAQLPETVYLSVNVSPTVLRDRRLADLVCPIGHRVVVELTEHVEVQGYEHLASALGPLQQAGARVAVDDTGSGYASLQHVLRLRPGIIKLDIALVRGIDTDPARRALAAALVSFSREVGCTLVAEGIENPEELATLRRLGVSHGQGFYLGRPGPLAGLEVPGAVLAAS